One region of Dysidea avara chromosome 1, odDysAvar1.4, whole genome shotgun sequence genomic DNA includes:
- the LOC136258924 gene encoding heat shock 70 kDa protein 12B-like has protein sequence MANPSEVDAAKNDKPTHIIAIDFGTSGSGIAVWNNALSETFVYSNWRTKNAGVVCKCPTVLLLDHEGKLERFGFDAEKYYQSKRSIANPEKADEYYLFKNFKMCLYEEMNLVRSLMVEAANGKKLPAHDVFAKSLIYLKQEITGWLDRQIAVPSRRIQWILTVPAIWSPGAKQMMREAAMQAGLGVEAGSTLKLVLEPEAAAMFCQKELSSIGTLQDSTALSKPVHYLVVDCGGGTLDMAAHKLTKSADGKITIEEIHQAHGGPYGGFAVNVEFEKLLKALFQLSNEDMEKIKKQHSRPWTKLIYEDFEGNKCSDQVHTEITTGIHKNILKEVKAITGKNIEDLVAEYKRHEVQWDDEEEGLVIQSDVIYSLFLPVITHIIAAIDQVLKKPECQYIEKILLVGGFAASNYLYDEVKRTFSPSKIVEVSSTPSLAVLKGAVLYGLHQDMIKSRVMSQSIGIETWDDFESGIHDEKRKATINGKDFCKNVFTKFVDINESVSIDKNIEHVFTPSSIDQDNCKVRIIASHSAKAAFTDEDCCYELGLITVEGLPKYNSGISREVRVVINVSGTEVVVDAYCNGTSKKLPVKLDFIEDK, from the exons ATGGCCAATCCAAGTGAAGTGGATGCTGCTAAAAATGATAAACCAACTCATATTATAGCAATAGATTTTGGAACATCTGGCAGTGGCATTGCAGTATGGAACAACGCCCTCAGCGAGACATTTGTTTATTCTAATTGGCGTACTAAGAACGCAGGAGTTGTCTGCAAGTGCCCTACAGTGTTATTGCTAGATCATGAAGGAAAACTTGAACGCTTTGGATTTGATGCAGAAAAATATTACCAAAGTAAACGTAGTATAGCAAACCCTGAAAAAGCTGATGAATACTACTTATTCAAAAACTTCAAGATGTGTCTTTATGAAGAAATG AATTTAGTGCGAAGTTTGATGGTTGAGGCAGCTAATGGGAAGAAGCTACCAGCTCACGATGTTTTTGCAAAGTCTTTAATTTATTTAAAGCAAGAAATAACAGGCTGGCTAGACAGACAGATTGCAGTACCCTCCAGAAGAATACAGTGGATTCTAACAGTACCTGCTATATGGAGCCCAGGAGCCAAACAAATGATGAGGGAAGCTGCCATGCAA GCTGGTTTAGGAGTTGAGGCTGGCTCAACACTGAAACTTGTCCTAGAGCCTGAAGCAGCAGCAATGTTCTGTCAAAAAGAACTGTCAAGCATTGGTACTTTACAAGACAGTACAGCACTCAGTAAACCTGTACACTATCTAGTTGTGGACTGTGGAGGAGGAACTTTAGACATGGCTGCACATAAACTGACCAAATCTGCAGATGGAAAAATAACTATTGAGGAGATACACCAAGCACATGGTGGGCCCTATGGGGGCTTTGCAGTTAACGttgaatttgaaaaattactaAAAGCATTGTTTCAACTTTCAAATGAAGACATGGAAAAAATTAAAAAACAGCATTCACGTCCATGGACAAAGCTCATATATGAAGATTTTGAAGGTAACAAATGCTCTGATCAGGTTCATACAGAAATTACCACTGGCATACACAAGAATATTTTGAAAGAAGTAAAAGCAATAACAGGTAAAAATATAGAAGATTTGGTTGCTGAATACAAGCGTCATGAAGTACAATGGGATGATGAAGAAGAAGGACTAGTTATACAGTCTGATGTGATTTATAGTTTATTCTTGCCAGTAATTACCCATATCATTGCAGCAATTGATCAAGTGCTTAAAAAACCTGAATGCCAGTATATTGAAAAAATTTTGCTTGTTGGGGGATTTGCAGCATCCAATTACCTGTATGATGAAGTAAAACGAACATTCTCACCTAGTAAAATAGTTGAAGTAAGCTCCACACCATCACTGGCTGTGCTCAAAGGTGCAGTTTTATATGGTCTCCATCAAGACATGATAAAAAGTAGAGTAATGAGCCAATCCATTGGCATTGAAACTTGGGATGACTTTGAATCTGGCATACACGATGAAAAAAGAAAAGCAACAATCAATGGGAAGGATTTTTGCAAGAATGTATTCACCAAGTTTGTTGATATAAATGAAAGTGTTTCCATAGACAAAAACATTGAACATGTATTTACACCAAGCTCCATAGATCAAGACAATTGCAAAGTCCGAATCATTGCATCGCATAGTGCTAAAGCTGCATTTACAGATGAAGATTGTTGCTATGAATTGGGTTTAATTACTGTTGAAGGTTTGCCCAAATACAATAGTGGGATTTCCAGAGAAGTAAGGGTAGTTATCAATGTTAGTGGAACTGAAGTAGTTGTAGATGCTTACTGTAATGGTACAAGTAAAAAATTGCCagtcaagttggatttcattgAAGACAAATAA
- the LOC136258897 gene encoding uncharacterized protein isoform X3: protein MFPVSAMQHPHVVHKGRASNNKVDRKKKELTKFNEAASNLNLCLSNVKKGKYLGGAMKSLEWCGTSCSGKCGCLFLESCTEIVDKPSQNSIPHRSLQNHNHSTCSSWDPAYFPDWICCLVSDLECNADQLGQILQTLMNELHHLCKMRHENIITLLGVCYESDLNAIPMLVMEAVEFDLCCCLESNALTSWGALCAILQGIASGLVYLHEVHHVLHNNVSTRSVLITKHFIAKLSSFEHATKASGTYKVDISSFGHVMWSATSQLFNTYGSEQLQNIYSLANKCTDQESSLSANNLLDMITCYSKDDQLCKMSTDISQRESNRSLDNSIKCLDYIHSESTDSKIISNDKCADSSSNKEFIDTESQPQVCINVSNTEDGEPQAQMQAYINVSNPKEIDDAETQTHIDEHEDTTSNKELVDAESQTHLDSVLRKEMDNLQKTIKKALQIEEESFKFTNSFTTADSRSPLMLGQEYRYIQHNIRPAAGRAHRRAYNNSKPVPFEEHTMLAYEEAKKLVSATFEQYLNSLFNLQEESDADDAQVPESFRLALDKFCVSHPQLENPVKVIQEVLNKAYKNHVKQKDASIPDQVQEYYEKLAKFTWKTVTKAIPMVLSTKCDKFDDSVHEMKDGSDEVVDTSTMIAYIYPTLFTSNSWPREVAMKGRVKAV, encoded by the exons GTTTCCTGTGTCTGCCATGCAACATCCACATGTGGTCCATAAGGGTAGAGCCTCAAACAACAAAGTTGACCGCAAAAAG AAGGAACTAACAAAGTTTAATGAGGCTGCAAGCAATCTGAATTTGTGCTTAAGTAATGTCAAGAAAGGAAAATACTTAGGTGGTGCCATGAAATCATTGGAGTGGTGTGGTACTTCATGCTCAGGAAAGTGTGGTTGTTTATTCCTTGAGTCTTGTACAGAGATTGTTGATAAACCTTCACAAAATTCAATTCCACATAGATCATTGCAAA ATCATAATCATTCAACATGTTCTTCATGGGATCCGGCTTACTTTCCTGATTGGATATGCTGCCTAGTTAGTGATCTTGAATGCAATGCAGATCAACTTGGACAGATACTCCAGACACTTATGAATGAATTACACCATCTTTGCAAAATGAGGCATGAAAACATTATCACACTCTTAGGGGTTTGTTATGAGAGTGACTTAAATGCAATACCAATGTTAGTGATGGAGGCGGTTGAATTTGATCTTTGTTGCTGTTTAGAAAGCAATGCATTAACTTCATGGGGTGCGCTTTGTGCGATCTTACAAGGAATAGCCAGTGGTTTGGTCTATTTACATGAAGTCCATCATGTTCTTCATAACAATGTATCCACAAGGAGTGTTTTAATAACAAAACACTTCATTGCTAAGCTATCAAGCTTTGAACATGCTACTAAAGCATCCGGTACGTATAAAGTTGACATATCTTCCTTTGGTCATGTTATGTGGAGTGCTACTTCACAACTATTTAATACCTATGGTTCTGAACAGCTGCAAAACATATATTCATTGGCCAACAAGTGTACAGATCAAGAAAGTTCTTTGTCTGCTAATAACTTGTTGGATATGATAACATGTTATAG TAAGGATGATCAACTGTGTAAGATGTCTACTGATATATCACAAAGAGAGAGCAATAGATCATTAGACAACAGTATCAA ATGCCTAGATTACATTCATTCTGAAAGTACTGATAGCAAAATTATCAG CAATGACAAATGTGCAGATTCTTCAAGTAATAAGGAGTTCATAGATACTGAAAGTCAACCACAAGTGTGCAT AAATGTGTCAAATACTGAAGATGGGGAGCCTCAAGCTCAAATGCaagcatacat AAATGTCTCAAATCCTAAAGAGATTGATGATGCTGAAACTCAAACACATAT TGATGAACATGAAGATACGACAAGCAACAAAGAACTTGTTGATGCTGAAAGTCAAACACATCT GGATTCAGTTTTAAGAAAAGAAATGGATAATCTCCAAAAAACAATAAAAAA AGCTCTACAAATTGAGGAAGAAAGCTTCAAGTTTACAAATTCATTTACCACTGCTGATAGTAGAAGTCCACTGATGTTAGGCCAAGAATACAGATATATTCAGCATAACATCAGACCTGCAGCTGGTCGAGCCCACAGGAGAGCCTACAATAACTCCAAACCTGTGCCTTTTGAGGAACATACAATG TTGGCTTATGAAGAAGCAAAGAAATTGGTGTCAGCTACCTTTGAACAATACTTAAACTCACTGTTTAATCTGCAGGAAGAAAGCGATGCTGATGATGCTCAAGTTCCTGAAAGTTTTAGGTTGGCACTTGATAAATTTTGTGTCAGTCATCCCCAATTGGAAAATCCTGTCAAGGTTATTCAGGAG GTATTAAATAAAGCTTACAAAAACCATGTCAAGCAAAAGGATGCATCCATTCCCGATCAAGTTCAAGAGTATTATGAGAAACTGGCTAAATTTACATGGAAAACAGTTACTAAAGCAATTCCTATGGTACTGTCAACTAAATGTGACAAATTTGATGATAGTGTTCATGAAATGAAAGATGGTTCAGATGAAGTTGTTGATACCTCTACCATGATTGCGTATATTTATCCTACTCTGTTTACTAGTAATTCTTGGCCTAGAGAAGTTGCAATGAAAGGAAGAGTCAAAGCTGTCTGA
- the LOC136258897 gene encoding uncharacterized protein isoform X2, translated as MQHPHVVHKGRASNNKVDRKKKELTKFNEAASNLNLCLSNVKKGKYLGGAMKSLEWCGTSCSGKCGCLFLESCTEIVDKPSQNSIPHRSLQNHNHSTCSSWDPAYFPDWICCLVSDLECNADQLGQILQTLMNELHHLCKMRHENIITLLGVCYESDLNAIPMLVMEAVEFDLCCCLESNALTSWGALCAILQGIASGLVYLHEVHHVLHNNVSTRSVLITKHFIAKLSSFEHATKASGTYKVDISSFGHVMWSATSQLFNTYGSEQLQNIYSLANKCTDQESSLSANNLLDMITCYSKDDQLCKMSTDISQRESNRSLDNSIKCLDYIHSESTDSKIISNDKCADSSSNKEFIDTESQPQVCINVSNTEDGEPQAQMQAYINVSNPKEIDDAETQTHIDEHEDTTSNKELVDAESQTHLDSVLRKEMDNLQKTIKKLTEENEQLIKQVEDYAKKALQIEEESFKFTNSFTTADSRSPLMLGQEYRYIQHNIRPAAGRAHRRAYNNSKPVPFEEHTMLAYEEAKKLVSATFEQYLNSLFNLQEESDADDAQVPESFRLALDKFCVSHPQLENPVKVIQEVLNKAYKNHVKQKDASIPDQVQEYYEKLAKFTWKTVTKAIPMVLSTKCDKFDDSVHEMKDGSDEVVDTSTMIAYIYPTLFTSNSWPREVAMKGRVKAV; from the exons ATGCAACATCCACATGTGGTCCATAAGGGTAGAGCCTCAAACAACAAAGTTGACCGCAAAAAG AAGGAACTAACAAAGTTTAATGAGGCTGCAAGCAATCTGAATTTGTGCTTAAGTAATGTCAAGAAAGGAAAATACTTAGGTGGTGCCATGAAATCATTGGAGTGGTGTGGTACTTCATGCTCAGGAAAGTGTGGTTGTTTATTCCTTGAGTCTTGTACAGAGATTGTTGATAAACCTTCACAAAATTCAATTCCACATAGATCATTGCAAA ATCATAATCATTCAACATGTTCTTCATGGGATCCGGCTTACTTTCCTGATTGGATATGCTGCCTAGTTAGTGATCTTGAATGCAATGCAGATCAACTTGGACAGATACTCCAGACACTTATGAATGAATTACACCATCTTTGCAAAATGAGGCATGAAAACATTATCACACTCTTAGGGGTTTGTTATGAGAGTGACTTAAATGCAATACCAATGTTAGTGATGGAGGCGGTTGAATTTGATCTTTGTTGCTGTTTAGAAAGCAATGCATTAACTTCATGGGGTGCGCTTTGTGCGATCTTACAAGGAATAGCCAGTGGTTTGGTCTATTTACATGAAGTCCATCATGTTCTTCATAACAATGTATCCACAAGGAGTGTTTTAATAACAAAACACTTCATTGCTAAGCTATCAAGCTTTGAACATGCTACTAAAGCATCCGGTACGTATAAAGTTGACATATCTTCCTTTGGTCATGTTATGTGGAGTGCTACTTCACAACTATTTAATACCTATGGTTCTGAACAGCTGCAAAACATATATTCATTGGCCAACAAGTGTACAGATCAAGAAAGTTCTTTGTCTGCTAATAACTTGTTGGATATGATAACATGTTATAG TAAGGATGATCAACTGTGTAAGATGTCTACTGATATATCACAAAGAGAGAGCAATAGATCATTAGACAACAGTATCAA ATGCCTAGATTACATTCATTCTGAAAGTACTGATAGCAAAATTATCAG CAATGACAAATGTGCAGATTCTTCAAGTAATAAGGAGTTCATAGATACTGAAAGTCAACCACAAGTGTGCAT AAATGTGTCAAATACTGAAGATGGGGAGCCTCAAGCTCAAATGCaagcatacat AAATGTCTCAAATCCTAAAGAGATTGATGATGCTGAAACTCAAACACATAT TGATGAACATGAAGATACGACAAGCAACAAAGAACTTGTTGATGCTGAAAGTCAAACACATCT GGATTCAGTTTTAAGAAAAGAAATGGATAATCTCCAAAAAACAATAAAAAA GTTAACAGAAGAGAATGAACAGTTAATTAAGCAGGTTGAGGATTATGCTAAAAA AGCTCTACAAATTGAGGAAGAAAGCTTCAAGTTTACAAATTCATTTACCACTGCTGATAGTAGAAGTCCACTGATGTTAGGCCAAGAATACAGATATATTCAGCATAACATCAGACCTGCAGCTGGTCGAGCCCACAGGAGAGCCTACAATAACTCCAAACCTGTGCCTTTTGAGGAACATACAATG TTGGCTTATGAAGAAGCAAAGAAATTGGTGTCAGCTACCTTTGAACAATACTTAAACTCACTGTTTAATCTGCAGGAAGAAAGCGATGCTGATGATGCTCAAGTTCCTGAAAGTTTTAGGTTGGCACTTGATAAATTTTGTGTCAGTCATCCCCAATTGGAAAATCCTGTCAAGGTTATTCAGGAG GTATTAAATAAAGCTTACAAAAACCATGTCAAGCAAAAGGATGCATCCATTCCCGATCAAGTTCAAGAGTATTATGAGAAACTGGCTAAATTTACATGGAAAACAGTTACTAAAGCAATTCCTATGGTACTGTCAACTAAATGTGACAAATTTGATGATAGTGTTCATGAAATGAAAGATGGTTCAGATGAAGTTGTTGATACCTCTACCATGATTGCGTATATTTATCCTACTCTGTTTACTAGTAATTCTTGGCCTAGAGAAGTTGCAATGAAAGGAAGAGTCAAAGCTGTCTGA
- the LOC136258897 gene encoding uncharacterized protein isoform X1: MFPVSAMQHPHVVHKGRASNNKVDRKKKELTKFNEAASNLNLCLSNVKKGKYLGGAMKSLEWCGTSCSGKCGCLFLESCTEIVDKPSQNSIPHRSLQNHNHSTCSSWDPAYFPDWICCLVSDLECNADQLGQILQTLMNELHHLCKMRHENIITLLGVCYESDLNAIPMLVMEAVEFDLCCCLESNALTSWGALCAILQGIASGLVYLHEVHHVLHNNVSTRSVLITKHFIAKLSSFEHATKASGTYKVDISSFGHVMWSATSQLFNTYGSEQLQNIYSLANKCTDQESSLSANNLLDMITCYSKDDQLCKMSTDISQRESNRSLDNSIKCLDYIHSESTDSKIISNDKCADSSSNKEFIDTESQPQVCINVSNTEDGEPQAQMQAYINVSNPKEIDDAETQTHIDEHEDTTSNKELVDAESQTHLDSVLRKEMDNLQKTIKKLTEENEQLIKQVEDYAKKALQIEEESFKFTNSFTTADSRSPLMLGQEYRYIQHNIRPAAGRAHRRAYNNSKPVPFEEHTMLAYEEAKKLVSATFEQYLNSLFNLQEESDADDAQVPESFRLALDKFCVSHPQLENPVKVIQEVLNKAYKNHVKQKDASIPDQVQEYYEKLAKFTWKTVTKAIPMVLSTKCDKFDDSVHEMKDGSDEVVDTSTMIAYIYPTLFTSNSWPREVAMKGRVKAV, translated from the exons GTTTCCTGTGTCTGCCATGCAACATCCACATGTGGTCCATAAGGGTAGAGCCTCAAACAACAAAGTTGACCGCAAAAAG AAGGAACTAACAAAGTTTAATGAGGCTGCAAGCAATCTGAATTTGTGCTTAAGTAATGTCAAGAAAGGAAAATACTTAGGTGGTGCCATGAAATCATTGGAGTGGTGTGGTACTTCATGCTCAGGAAAGTGTGGTTGTTTATTCCTTGAGTCTTGTACAGAGATTGTTGATAAACCTTCACAAAATTCAATTCCACATAGATCATTGCAAA ATCATAATCATTCAACATGTTCTTCATGGGATCCGGCTTACTTTCCTGATTGGATATGCTGCCTAGTTAGTGATCTTGAATGCAATGCAGATCAACTTGGACAGATACTCCAGACACTTATGAATGAATTACACCATCTTTGCAAAATGAGGCATGAAAACATTATCACACTCTTAGGGGTTTGTTATGAGAGTGACTTAAATGCAATACCAATGTTAGTGATGGAGGCGGTTGAATTTGATCTTTGTTGCTGTTTAGAAAGCAATGCATTAACTTCATGGGGTGCGCTTTGTGCGATCTTACAAGGAATAGCCAGTGGTTTGGTCTATTTACATGAAGTCCATCATGTTCTTCATAACAATGTATCCACAAGGAGTGTTTTAATAACAAAACACTTCATTGCTAAGCTATCAAGCTTTGAACATGCTACTAAAGCATCCGGTACGTATAAAGTTGACATATCTTCCTTTGGTCATGTTATGTGGAGTGCTACTTCACAACTATTTAATACCTATGGTTCTGAACAGCTGCAAAACATATATTCATTGGCCAACAAGTGTACAGATCAAGAAAGTTCTTTGTCTGCTAATAACTTGTTGGATATGATAACATGTTATAG TAAGGATGATCAACTGTGTAAGATGTCTACTGATATATCACAAAGAGAGAGCAATAGATCATTAGACAACAGTATCAA ATGCCTAGATTACATTCATTCTGAAAGTACTGATAGCAAAATTATCAG CAATGACAAATGTGCAGATTCTTCAAGTAATAAGGAGTTCATAGATACTGAAAGTCAACCACAAGTGTGCAT AAATGTGTCAAATACTGAAGATGGGGAGCCTCAAGCTCAAATGCaagcatacat AAATGTCTCAAATCCTAAAGAGATTGATGATGCTGAAACTCAAACACATAT TGATGAACATGAAGATACGACAAGCAACAAAGAACTTGTTGATGCTGAAAGTCAAACACATCT GGATTCAGTTTTAAGAAAAGAAATGGATAATCTCCAAAAAACAATAAAAAA GTTAACAGAAGAGAATGAACAGTTAATTAAGCAGGTTGAGGATTATGCTAAAAA AGCTCTACAAATTGAGGAAGAAAGCTTCAAGTTTACAAATTCATTTACCACTGCTGATAGTAGAAGTCCACTGATGTTAGGCCAAGAATACAGATATATTCAGCATAACATCAGACCTGCAGCTGGTCGAGCCCACAGGAGAGCCTACAATAACTCCAAACCTGTGCCTTTTGAGGAACATACAATG TTGGCTTATGAAGAAGCAAAGAAATTGGTGTCAGCTACCTTTGAACAATACTTAAACTCACTGTTTAATCTGCAGGAAGAAAGCGATGCTGATGATGCTCAAGTTCCTGAAAGTTTTAGGTTGGCACTTGATAAATTTTGTGTCAGTCATCCCCAATTGGAAAATCCTGTCAAGGTTATTCAGGAG GTATTAAATAAAGCTTACAAAAACCATGTCAAGCAAAAGGATGCATCCATTCCCGATCAAGTTCAAGAGTATTATGAGAAACTGGCTAAATTTACATGGAAAACAGTTACTAAAGCAATTCCTATGGTACTGTCAACTAAATGTGACAAATTTGATGATAGTGTTCATGAAATGAAAGATGGTTCAGATGAAGTTGTTGATACCTCTACCATGATTGCGTATATTTATCCTACTCTGTTTACTAGTAATTCTTGGCCTAGAGAAGTTGCAATGAAAGGAAGAGTCAAAGCTGTCTGA
- the LOC136258897 gene encoding uncharacterized protein isoform X4: protein MNELHHLCKMRHENIITLLGVCYESDLNAIPMLVMEAVEFDLCCCLESNALTSWGALCAILQGIASGLVYLHEVHHVLHNNVSTRSVLITKHFIAKLSSFEHATKASGTYKVDISSFGHVMWSATSQLFNTYGSEQLQNIYSLANKCTDQESSLSANNLLDMITCYSKDDQLCKMSTDISQRESNRSLDNSIKCLDYIHSESTDSKIISNDKCADSSSNKEFIDTESQPQVCINVSNTEDGEPQAQMQAYINVSNPKEIDDAETQTHIDEHEDTTSNKELVDAESQTHLDSVLRKEMDNLQKTIKKLTEENEQLIKQVEDYAKKALQIEEESFKFTNSFTTADSRSPLMLGQEYRYIQHNIRPAAGRAHRRAYNNSKPVPFEEHTMLAYEEAKKLVSATFEQYLNSLFNLQEESDADDAQVPESFRLALDKFCVSHPQLENPVKVIQEVLNKAYKNHVKQKDASIPDQVQEYYEKLAKFTWKTVTKAIPMVLSTKCDKFDDSVHEMKDGSDEVVDTSTMIAYIYPTLFTSNSWPREVAMKGRVKAV from the exons ATGAATGAATTACACCATCTTTGCAAAATGAGGCATGAAAACATTATCACACTCTTAGGGGTTTGTTATGAGAGTGACTTAAATGCAATACCAATGTTAGTGATGGAGGCGGTTGAATTTGATCTTTGTTGCTGTTTAGAAAGCAATGCATTAACTTCATGGGGTGCGCTTTGTGCGATCTTACAAGGAATAGCCAGTGGTTTGGTCTATTTACATGAAGTCCATCATGTTCTTCATAACAATGTATCCACAAGGAGTGTTTTAATAACAAAACACTTCATTGCTAAGCTATCAAGCTTTGAACATGCTACTAAAGCATCCGGTACGTATAAAGTTGACATATCTTCCTTTGGTCATGTTATGTGGAGTGCTACTTCACAACTATTTAATACCTATGGTTCTGAACAGCTGCAAAACATATATTCATTGGCCAACAAGTGTACAGATCAAGAAAGTTCTTTGTCTGCTAATAACTTGTTGGATATGATAACATGTTATAG TAAGGATGATCAACTGTGTAAGATGTCTACTGATATATCACAAAGAGAGAGCAATAGATCATTAGACAACAGTATCAA ATGCCTAGATTACATTCATTCTGAAAGTACTGATAGCAAAATTATCAG CAATGACAAATGTGCAGATTCTTCAAGTAATAAGGAGTTCATAGATACTGAAAGTCAACCACAAGTGTGCAT AAATGTGTCAAATACTGAAGATGGGGAGCCTCAAGCTCAAATGCaagcatacat AAATGTCTCAAATCCTAAAGAGATTGATGATGCTGAAACTCAAACACATAT TGATGAACATGAAGATACGACAAGCAACAAAGAACTTGTTGATGCTGAAAGTCAAACACATCT GGATTCAGTTTTAAGAAAAGAAATGGATAATCTCCAAAAAACAATAAAAAA GTTAACAGAAGAGAATGAACAGTTAATTAAGCAGGTTGAGGATTATGCTAAAAA AGCTCTACAAATTGAGGAAGAAAGCTTCAAGTTTACAAATTCATTTACCACTGCTGATAGTAGAAGTCCACTGATGTTAGGCCAAGAATACAGATATATTCAGCATAACATCAGACCTGCAGCTGGTCGAGCCCACAGGAGAGCCTACAATAACTCCAAACCTGTGCCTTTTGAGGAACATACAATG TTGGCTTATGAAGAAGCAAAGAAATTGGTGTCAGCTACCTTTGAACAATACTTAAACTCACTGTTTAATCTGCAGGAAGAAAGCGATGCTGATGATGCTCAAGTTCCTGAAAGTTTTAGGTTGGCACTTGATAAATTTTGTGTCAGTCATCCCCAATTGGAAAATCCTGTCAAGGTTATTCAGGAG GTATTAAATAAAGCTTACAAAAACCATGTCAAGCAAAAGGATGCATCCATTCCCGATCAAGTTCAAGAGTATTATGAGAAACTGGCTAAATTTACATGGAAAACAGTTACTAAAGCAATTCCTATGGTACTGTCAACTAAATGTGACAAATTTGATGATAGTGTTCATGAAATGAAAGATGGTTCAGATGAAGTTGTTGATACCTCTACCATGATTGCGTATATTTATCCTACTCTGTTTACTAGTAATTCTTGGCCTAGAGAAGTTGCAATGAAAGGAAGAGTCAAAGCTGTCTGA